In a genomic window of Cytobacillus sp. FSL H8-0458:
- the clpP gene encoding ATP-dependent Clp endopeptidase proteolytic subunit ClpP, translating to MTAIPYVIEQSSKGERSYDIYSRLLKDRIIMIGEEINDVVANSVIAQLLFLAAESPEKDISLYINSPGGSTTAGFAIFDTIQYIKPDVRTICTGMAASFGAMLLLAGKKGKRYSLPNSEIMIHQPLGGARGQATEIEISAKRILKLREHINGIIAERTGQPAEKVARDTDRDYFMTAEEAKEYGIIDEIIYKS from the coding sequence ATGACAGCAATACCATATGTCATTGAGCAGTCAAGCAAGGGAGAACGTTCCTACGATATTTACTCACGGCTTTTAAAAGACCGGATTATCATGATTGGTGAAGAAATTAATGATGTGGTTGCCAATAGTGTGATTGCCCAGCTGCTATTTCTTGCAGCGGAATCTCCTGAAAAGGATATCTCTCTTTATATTAATAGTCCGGGCGGTTCGACAACCGCAGGGTTTGCCATCTTTGACACGATTCAATATATAAAGCCTGATGTGAGAACGATTTGCACTGGAATGGCTGCGTCATTTGGGGCGATGCTTCTGCTGGCAGGGAAAAAAGGAAAACGCTACAGTTTGCCGAATAGTGAAATCATGATTCATCAGCCGCTTGGCGGAGCGAGGGGGCAGGCGACCGAAATCGAAATTTCGGCGAAGCGGATTTTAAAACTGAGGGAGCACATCAATGGAATTATTGCAGAACGAACTGGCCAGCCTGCAGAAAAAGTGGCTCGGGATACGGACCGTGATTATTTCATGACTGCCGAAGAAGCAAAGGAATACGGGATTATTGATGAAATTATCTATAAAAGCTAG
- a CDS encoding GntR family transcriptional regulator — MPIPSNYSSPTRVSAKDRAFSQIQEWIIDGTLQPKEKLNDADLAKALGVSRTPIREALQLLNVQGFVEMFPGVGTQVTSVNPEDISKILPPLGVLQALAAELAAPVISQETINILRDINHKFAKALMAGDTFSALKQDEKFHNIIIELAQNPYISNTASMLQAHVMRLYYNKTIILKERSIEEHEDILKAFEQKDREKAGNIARVNWLRAIDEYYSGEK, encoded by the coding sequence ATGCCAATACCCTCTAATTATTCATCACCTACTCGTGTATCCGCTAAAGATCGCGCCTTCTCACAGATCCAGGAGTGGATTATTGACGGGACACTTCAGCCTAAGGAAAAATTAAACGATGCTGATCTTGCCAAAGCGTTAGGAGTCAGCCGCACCCCTATCAGAGAAGCGCTTCAGCTGCTGAATGTTCAGGGATTTGTCGAAATGTTCCCCGGTGTGGGAACTCAAGTCACGTCAGTTAACCCGGAAGATATCAGCAAGATCCTGCCCCCTTTAGGCGTACTTCAGGCTCTAGCTGCAGAATTGGCAGCTCCTGTTATCAGCCAGGAGACAATCAATATTCTCAGGGACATCAATCATAAATTCGCCAAAGCTCTTATGGCGGGAGATACCTTCTCAGCTTTGAAGCAGGATGAGAAGTTTCATAATATCATTATCGAGCTTGCCCAGAATCCTTATATTTCTAATACAGCTTCCATGCTGCAGGCCCATGTCATGCGGCTATACTATAATAAAACCATTATTCTAAAAGAACGTTCTATTGAAGAACATGAAGATATATTAAAAGCTTTTGAACAAAAAGACAGAGAAAAGGCCGGAAATATCGCACGTGTCAATTGGCTTCGGGCAATTGACGAGTACTACTCCGGGGAAAAATAA